From Gemmatimonadaceae bacterium, the proteins below share one genomic window:
- a CDS encoding HAMP domain-containing histidine kinase — protein MAEPSLTIRYSPRPGHLRAMAAGGARAELETHPSVRRAGETVRQLWETVLEESFEASETRAVIEWVVLAIDHASRDHEFPPPEGSSALTRFLVERVASKTLEYLEADDSAEKADVLRVLRGIDRVRQFVEPDWDRYFSSQISGPDGLNLVLEVAHDLRSPLTSIRCLAETIERGLSGPVTELQRRQLRLIYSASHGLGSMATDVIEMARRGDVLVDGELVPFSLSELLGGVADMVRPIAEEKDLTFAFQQLPTDQRIGLPFVLSRILLNLVTNALKFTDEGGVEVRLRATSISRVEMSVVDTGRGIPAEAIPDLFRPFRRSTARAGRSGYLFSGTGLGLALCRKLLRAMGSELKFETQLGVGTRFYFETDLPPTSHL, from the coding sequence TTGGCTGAACCCTCCCTCACCATTCGCTACTCCCCGCGGCCCGGCCACCTGCGCGCCATGGCCGCGGGTGGGGCACGCGCGGAGCTGGAGACGCATCCCAGCGTTCGGCGAGCGGGTGAGACGGTGCGGCAGCTCTGGGAAACGGTCCTGGAAGAGTCGTTTGAGGCCAGCGAGACGCGCGCGGTGATCGAGTGGGTCGTGCTCGCGATCGACCACGCCTCGCGCGACCATGAGTTCCCGCCACCCGAGGGGTCCAGCGCGCTGACTCGATTCCTCGTCGAGCGCGTTGCCTCGAAGACGCTGGAGTACCTCGAGGCCGATGACAGTGCGGAGAAGGCCGACGTACTGCGGGTCCTCCGCGGTATCGATCGGGTGCGTCAATTCGTCGAGCCGGACTGGGACCGCTACTTCTCTTCCCAGATCTCCGGTCCCGACGGTCTGAACTTGGTCCTCGAGGTCGCGCACGACCTGAGGTCCCCCCTGACGTCCATCCGCTGTCTCGCCGAGACCATCGAGCGGGGGCTGTCAGGTCCCGTGACGGAGCTCCAACGCCGCCAGCTACGCCTGATCTACAGCGCATCGCACGGCCTCGGGTCGATGGCAACGGACGTCATCGAAATGGCGCGCCGCGGCGATGTCCTGGTGGACGGTGAGTTGGTACCGTTCTCCCTCTCCGAGTTGTTGGGCGGCGTGGCCGATATGGTGCGGCCGATCGCCGAGGAGAAGGATCTGACCTTCGCCTTCCAGCAACTGCCGACGGACCAGCGCATCGGGCTACCCTTCGTCCTCAGCCGCATCCTGCTCAACCTCGTGACGAACGCCCTCAAGTTCACCGACGAGGGCGGCGTAGAGGTGCGGCTGCGGGCCACGTCCATCTCCCGGGTGGAAATGTCCGTCGTGGACACGGGACGCGGCATCCCAGCGGAGGCGATTCCGGACCTGTTCCGGCCCTTCCGTCGATCCACGGCGAGAGCCGGACGCTCCGGCTACCTGTTCTCGGGAACAGGGCTGGGCCTAGCGCTCTGCCGGAAGCTCCTTCGCGCAATGGGATCTGAGCTCAAGTTTGAGACGCAGCTAGGTGTGGGCACTCGCTTCTATTTCGAAACCGACCTGCCCCCGACGTCGCACCTGTAG
- a CDS encoding sugar transferase, protein MTTFGLHTVNTRLLSSELARELPEDHPHARERGRRVLNVIVAAVGLIVTAPLFALIAVAIKLTDSGPVFYRQRRVGLCLRNTQGGNFRRQVDLGGRPFVIYKFRTMRVAKPGADAQVWASENDPRITKLGRFLRKTRLDELPQLYNVLKGDMNVVGPRPEQPEIFQTLRTEVPSYPIRQRVRPGITGQAQISLHYDTCVEDVKKKVQADLEYIERQSVLTDLRIMLMTVPVVIFRKGGW, encoded by the coding sequence ATGACTACTTTCGGGCTGCACACCGTAAATACGAGGCTCCTCAGCAGCGAGCTCGCGCGTGAGCTGCCCGAGGATCACCCGCATGCACGTGAGCGGGGGCGCCGCGTCCTGAATGTCATCGTGGCCGCCGTCGGGCTCATCGTGACCGCACCGCTGTTCGCGCTGATTGCCGTGGCGATCAAGCTGACGGATTCGGGGCCGGTGTTCTATCGGCAGCGCCGGGTCGGCCTTTGTCTCCGGAATACCCAGGGTGGCAACTTCCGCCGTCAGGTAGACCTCGGCGGGCGCCCCTTCGTCATCTACAAGTTCCGGACGATGCGCGTGGCGAAGCCTGGTGCCGACGCGCAGGTGTGGGCGTCCGAGAACGATCCGCGCATCACGAAGCTGGGTCGATTCCTCCGCAAGACGCGCTTGGACGAGTTGCCGCAGCTGTACAATGTGCTGAAGGGCGACATGAACGTCGTCGGCCCGCGCCCCGAGCAGCCGGAAATCTTCCAGACCCTCCGGACCGAGGTTCCGAGCTACCCCATTCGGCAGCGCGTCCGTCCTGGAATCACCGGTCAGGCCCAGATTTCCCTGCACTACGACACCTGCGTCGAAGACGTGAAGAAGAAGGTCCAGGCGGATCTCGAGTACATCGAGCGGCAGTCCGTGCTGACTGACCTGCGCATCATGCTGATGACGGTACCAGTCGTCATTTTCAGGAAGGGAGGCTGGTAG
- a CDS encoding DegT/DnrJ/EryC1/StrS family aminotransferase: MRRQLPVYSPISASAVLATLGTRDLRPVLSDALRAQYAAREAVLTASGTEALTLALRLAVARRPGKPVLLPGFACYDLVSAAVGAGAPVRLYDLDPHTLTPDAASLEASLVGGAAALVVAHLFGVPVPLDAMREAADGAGALLIEDAAQAVGGRWDGRPLGSAGDLSVLSFGRGKGETGGGGGALLVRAEGGLADAARGALAPPPASGLPYSVKLASQWGLGRPALFAIPHAIPGLRLGETVYVPPRPPREMPAVAARVLDVTRRATAVESSHRAAVAARYLEALGPLAAGRSVSVLPGATAGWLRFPVLVQPDATRDRRGAAIGVSPAYPLPLRALPALQPLLDAQPQTPGADLLARVLRTVPTHSLLSARDEALLIEWMRTGEEIG, translated from the coding sequence GTGCGTCGCCAGCTTCCGGTCTACTCCCCGATCTCCGCCTCAGCGGTCCTCGCCACGCTCGGCACGCGGGATCTGCGTCCAGTGCTCTCGGACGCGTTGCGGGCACAGTACGCTGCGCGCGAGGCCGTCCTCACTGCCAGCGGGACCGAGGCACTCACGCTTGCCCTGCGTCTCGCGGTGGCGCGACGCCCCGGAAAGCCCGTGTTGCTGCCTGGATTCGCCTGCTACGACCTGGTCTCGGCGGCGGTCGGTGCCGGAGCGCCGGTGCGTCTCTATGATCTCGACCCGCACACGCTCACCCCCGATGCCGCATCTCTGGAGGCGTCACTGGTCGGGGGTGCGGCGGCGCTTGTCGTCGCCCACCTCTTCGGCGTACCGGTACCGCTGGACGCAATGCGCGAAGCCGCGGATGGTGCCGGCGCGCTGCTGATCGAGGACGCCGCGCAAGCCGTCGGTGGCCGGTGGGATGGCCGTCCACTAGGCAGCGCTGGTGACCTCTCAGTCCTGAGCTTCGGACGAGGAAAGGGTGAGACCGGCGGCGGTGGTGGGGCACTGCTCGTGCGAGCTGAGGGTGGGCTCGCGGACGCGGCTCGTGGCGCGTTGGCGCCACCCCCGGCATCGGGCCTGCCGTACAGCGTCAAGCTCGCCTCCCAGTGGGGACTCGGCCGGCCGGCGCTCTTTGCCATCCCGCATGCCATCCCCGGCCTCCGGCTCGGCGAGACGGTCTATGTGCCGCCGCGCCCGCCGCGCGAGATGCCAGCGGTGGCGGCGAGAGTCCTTGACGTGACGAGGCGGGCGACCGCCGTGGAGTCATCACATCGCGCAGCGGTCGCGGCGCGGTATCTCGAGGCATTGGGTCCGCTCGCCGCTGGCCGCTCCGTCAGCGTGTTGCCGGGTGCCACCGCAGGCTGGCTGCGCTTCCCCGTGCTCGTGCAGCCCGACGCGACGCGAGACCGCCGTGGGGCCGCGATTGGCGTGTCTCCTGCCTATCCGCTCCCGTTGCGCGCGCTGCCTGCGCTGCAACCGCTCCTCGACGCGCAGCCGCAGACTCCCGGTGCGGACCTGCTTGCGCGGGTGTTGCGGACGGTTCCGACGCATAGTCTTCTCTCCGCGCGTGACGAGGCCTTGTTGATCGAGTGGATGCGAACCGGAGAGGAAATCGGGTGA
- a CDS encoding glycosyltransferase family 4 protein produces MATETVGLGGAETLILQLSEEMRRRGHTVIPIGPAEDDGWLNQQFLGQGFPWETYHLDRPIDFPAAERIAAQLRRIRADVIHGHEFVMGVYGAAAGRIAGVRHIMTMHGNQQMLQKLQRRVALKWAIGRSDATVAVSSATRDELVTRLRLAEQTVQVVRNGIPERPGDATKIRRELGLGQDELLVLAVGSLMLRKGHRVLLEAMTLIRQRHPSLRWQVVIAGEGEQRSALEQYIAENGLAGQARLLGNRNDVPDLQAAADVFAMPSLWEGLPLAILEAMFARTPLIATTASGIPEAVDDGEHGLLIPPADPEALASALLRLLQDPALRERLGEQARARAETAFSMMAMADAYEALYRG; encoded by the coding sequence ATGGCCACCGAAACCGTGGGGCTGGGCGGCGCGGAGACGCTCATCTTGCAGCTCTCGGAGGAGATGAGGCGGCGCGGACACACCGTGATCCCGATCGGGCCAGCCGAGGATGACGGCTGGCTCAACCAGCAGTTTCTCGGCCAGGGATTCCCGTGGGAGACGTATCACCTTGACCGGCCGATTGACTTTCCGGCCGCGGAGCGGATTGCCGCGCAACTCCGGCGGATTCGCGCCGACGTCATCCACGGCCACGAGTTCGTGATGGGTGTCTACGGGGCGGCAGCGGGACGAATCGCTGGCGTTCGGCACATCATGACGATGCACGGCAACCAGCAGATGTTGCAGAAGCTGCAACGTCGTGTCGCCCTGAAGTGGGCGATCGGGCGCTCGGACGCGACGGTCGCTGTCTCATCCGCCACGCGTGACGAGCTCGTCACGCGCCTCCGGCTCGCGGAGCAGACGGTGCAGGTGGTTCGCAATGGCATTCCGGAGCGGCCGGGCGATGCCACCAAGATTCGCCGGGAGCTTGGGCTGGGCCAGGATGAACTGCTGGTGCTCGCCGTGGGCAGTCTGATGCTCCGCAAAGGCCATCGCGTCCTGTTGGAGGCGATGACGCTCATCCGGCAGCGCCATCCATCACTGCGGTGGCAGGTGGTGATTGCCGGTGAGGGTGAGCAGCGATCAGCCCTCGAGCAGTACATCGCCGAGAATGGACTGGCCGGACAGGCGCGCCTGCTCGGAAACCGCAATGACGTGCCGGACCTTCAGGCCGCGGCCGACGTCTTTGCGATGCCCTCGCTCTGGGAGGGTCTGCCGCTGGCCATCCTCGAGGCCATGTTCGCGCGCACGCCACTGATTGCCACCACCGCGTCAGGAATCCCGGAAGCCGTCGACGATGGCGAGCACGGCCTCCTCATTCCACCGGCTGATCCGGAGGCGCTGGCAAGCGCGCTCCTGCGGCTGCTTCAGGATCCAGCGCTCCGGGAGCGACTGGGTGAGCAAGCCCGCGCGCGTGCGGAGACGGCGTTCAGCATGATGGCGATGGCCGACGCGTACGAGGCGCTCTATAGAGGGTGA
- a CDS encoding O-antigen ligase family protein, giving the protein MVSTTMPANATGPSGAAKVRRPKARITPPVWLVYLGWFTVLFDPHYFVAAFAGAAFGRLATVVYFMLLILLLARIPLNVAAGRLWVLFPAYLVWLVVGVLALPVAPNIGLVVDCLKILLLYWGLSVATTDVIRTPSVVLPIVAMFGFRFLWWEMWGTAAGLVPWHPSMSNFDGYGTLTAQGAGICYWLAMGAKKRSHRMLLFALSAVSVLGVVASAARGAFLALVIVVGAIWLRSSKKLLTLGVIAGAAVLVSVGAMLFFDGAAFYDEIASSFSEGNSEGTGKQRWELWTAAFLVFKEHWLFGVGAGNVGAFAASFFAPGQFELFPVPAMFYGYNLHNSYMQVLAEFGAVGFGAFMWIHLDFFLKNRQLRSPAAVEQWRIGGGDRLFDLPQVSLALEAGFLALMLTNLVYANLFEAWLVVFWTLNRTLWGVTRSPAKRRSASRRSASKLVTPTGAVGRVRSVDTVAFPQHTDG; this is encoded by the coding sequence ATGGTCTCCACCACGATGCCGGCCAATGCCACCGGTCCCTCGGGGGCCGCCAAGGTGCGTCGGCCCAAGGCGCGAATCACACCCCCCGTGTGGCTGGTCTACCTGGGCTGGTTCACGGTGCTGTTTGATCCGCACTACTTCGTCGCTGCATTCGCCGGTGCCGCGTTCGGGCGACTGGCGACCGTCGTGTACTTCATGCTGTTGATCCTGCTCTTGGCGCGCATCCCACTGAACGTTGCGGCAGGGCGCCTCTGGGTGCTCTTCCCAGCATACCTCGTTTGGTTGGTCGTGGGCGTACTGGCGCTGCCGGTGGCCCCGAACATCGGCCTCGTGGTGGATTGTCTCAAGATCCTACTGCTGTACTGGGGCCTGTCCGTCGCGACGACCGACGTCATCCGAACGCCGAGCGTTGTGTTGCCGATCGTCGCGATGTTCGGATTTCGGTTTCTCTGGTGGGAGATGTGGGGAACCGCGGCTGGCCTGGTGCCGTGGCATCCTTCGATGAGCAACTTCGACGGCTATGGAACCCTGACGGCCCAGGGTGCCGGCATTTGCTACTGGCTGGCCATGGGTGCGAAGAAGCGCTCGCATCGAATGTTGCTCTTCGCCCTGAGTGCGGTTTCGGTGTTGGGCGTCGTCGCGTCAGCGGCGCGCGGTGCATTTCTCGCGCTTGTCATCGTCGTCGGGGCCATCTGGCTCAGGTCCTCGAAGAAGTTGCTCACCCTTGGCGTGATCGCGGGCGCCGCGGTTCTCGTGTCCGTTGGCGCCATGCTCTTTTTCGACGGCGCCGCCTTCTATGACGAGATCGCCTCGTCGTTCAGCGAGGGCAACTCGGAAGGAACCGGCAAGCAGCGCTGGGAACTTTGGACGGCCGCGTTCCTGGTGTTCAAGGAGCACTGGCTATTCGGCGTCGGTGCGGGCAATGTCGGCGCGTTCGCTGCCTCCTTCTTCGCGCCGGGCCAGTTCGAGCTGTTTCCGGTGCCCGCGATGTTTTACGGGTACAACCTGCACAACTCGTACATGCAGGTCCTTGCCGAGTTCGGTGCCGTTGGATTCGGCGCGTTCATGTGGATCCACCTCGACTTCTTCCTGAAGAATCGTCAACTACGTTCGCCTGCTGCGGTGGAACAGTGGCGAATAGGTGGCGGCGATCGGTTGTTTGACCTGCCCCAGGTGTCGCTCGCCCTCGAGGCTGGGTTCCTCGCACTGATGCTGACCAACCTCGTCTATGCGAATCTGTTCGAGGCCTGGCTCGTGGTGTTCTGGACCCTCAACCGCACGCTGTGGGGCGTGACTCGGAGCCCGGCCAAGCGCCGATCGGCGTCGCGCAGGTCGGCCTCGAAGCTGGTGACACCAACCGGTGCAGTCGGAAGGGTTCGAAGCGTCGACACCGTCGCGTTTCCGCAACACACGGACGGCTAG
- a CDS encoding polysaccharide deacetylase family protein: MRNDHWVALCYHDVRAATNASGGGPERFAVPVAAFERMLDTIQSLGFRGCSLAEARTVVDARRVAITFDDATQSQFERAMPALRERGMTASVYVVTDWVGRPGYMDWDQLRQIKDWGMSVQSHSKSHPFLSELGRERLQDELALSRERLDRELRQETAEIAFPGGDAPRRSLRAMIRACGYCVAVGSRWGVNIDGRESVGFLRRCTVRGDLDPDTARQYVLADPRLAWKQHPREFVLRSLRSTLGPSRYARWRRRLLDAVTAPVAAGG; the protein is encoded by the coding sequence GTGAGGAATGACCACTGGGTCGCGCTGTGCTACCACGACGTGCGCGCAGCCACGAACGCTTCTGGGGGAGGTCCTGAGCGCTTTGCGGTGCCGGTGGCCGCGTTCGAGCGCATGCTCGACACGATCCAGTCACTGGGATTCCGCGGGTGCTCGCTTGCGGAGGCGCGGACCGTCGTCGACGCGCGGCGCGTGGCCATCACATTTGACGACGCCACGCAAAGCCAGTTCGAGCGTGCAATGCCTGCCCTGCGCGAGCGCGGCATGACAGCGAGTGTCTACGTGGTGACAGACTGGGTCGGGCGCCCTGGATACATGGACTGGGACCAGCTCCGACAAATCAAGGACTGGGGGATGTCCGTGCAGTCGCACTCAAAGAGCCATCCGTTCCTGTCTGAGCTCGGTCGCGAGCGCCTCCAGGATGAGTTGGCTTTGTCCCGCGAGCGGCTCGACAGGGAGCTACGTCAAGAGACGGCGGAGATTGCGTTTCCAGGTGGTGACGCGCCGCGACGTTCCCTGCGGGCGATGATTCGGGCGTGCGGCTACTGTGTCGCCGTTGGATCGCGCTGGGGCGTAAACATTGACGGCCGCGAGTCAGTGGGGTTCCTGCGCCGCTGCACGGTGCGCGGGGACTTGGATCCCGACACGGCCCGCCAGTACGTGCTCGCGGATCCGCGGCTGGCCTGGAAGCAGCACCCCCGGGAGTTTGTCCTCCGGTCGCTGCGCAGCACGCTCGGGCCATCGCGGTACGCGCGTTGGAGACGGCGACTGCTTGACGCGGTGACGGCCCCGGTCGCAGCGGGAGGCTGA